A single window of Nicotiana sylvestris chromosome 5, ASM39365v2, whole genome shotgun sequence DNA harbors:
- the LOC104229851 gene encoding NAC domain containing protein 50-like: MEQEGALVVVPAAVPVTTATPKRAVAPPPTSLAPGFRFHPTDEELVRYYLRRKACAKPFRFQAVSEIDVYKSEPWELAEYSSLKTRDLEWYFFSPVDRKYGNGSRLNRATGKGYWKATGKDRPVRHKSQTIGMKKTLVFHSGRAPDGKRTNWVMHEYRLTDEELERAGVVQDAFVLCRIFQKSGLGPPNGDRYAPFIEEEWDDDTALLVPGGETEDDVANGDEARVEGNDLDQDARHKAPPRQSENLLEPQPIPFICKRERSPEDPEPLSLAQSKRSKREDPSSSHANGSEDSTTSQQDPPTTMMTTNYSPPSLLAFPLLEPLEPKESQPSNPPTFDSSNLEKSVPPGYLKFISNLENEILNVSMERETLKIEVMRAQAMINILQSRIDLLNKENEDLRRLVRGG, encoded by the exons ATGGAGCAAGAAGGAGCACTTGTTGTAGTACCGGCGGCAGTACCTGTTACGACGGCGACGCCGAAGAGGGCAGTGGCTCCGCCGCCGACGTCGTTAGCGCCGGGTTTCAGGTTTCATCCAACAGATGAGGAGTTGGTGAGGTACTACCTAAGGAGAAAAGCTTGTGCGAAGCCATTTCGGTTTCAGGCTGTTTCTGAAATTGATGTTTACAAATCTGAGCCTTGGGAACTTGcag AATATTCATCGCTGAAGACCAGAGATCTAGAGTGGTACTTTTTCAGCCCAGTAGATAGGAAGTATGGGAATGGATCTCGTCTTAACCGAGCCACTGGCAAGGGCTATTGGAAAGCTACTGGGAAGGATCGTCCTGTTCGCCACAAGTCTCAGACCATTGGAATGAAGAAAACGCTCGTTTTCCATAGTGGTCGAGCTCCTGATGGTAAGCGAACTAATTGGGTGATGCATGAGTACAGACTTACCGATGAAGAATTGGAAAGGGCTGGAGTTGTGCAG GATGCTTTTGTACTTTGTAGAATCTTCCAAAAAAGTGGATTAGGACCTCCGAATGGCGACAGATATGCTCCATTTATTGAGGAGGAATGGGATGATGATACAGCTCTGCTGGTTCCCGGAGGAGAGACAGAGGATGACGTGGCCAATGGTGATGAAGCACGAGTTGAGGGCAATGACCTTGACCAG GATGCTCGACATAAGGCTCCTCCTCGCCAAAGTGAGAACCTGCTCGAGCCCCAACCTATTCCATTTATTTGCAAGAGAGAGAGATCACCAGAAGATCCAGAACCCCTCTCTTTAGCTCAAAGCAAAAGATCCAAGCGCGAAGATCCTAGCTCTAGCCATGCAAATGGTTCTGAAGATTCAACTACTAGCCAACAGGATCCACCAACAACGATGATGACGACAAATTACTCCCCCCCTTCTCTCTTAGCATTCCCCTTGTTAGAGCCCCTTGAACCTAAAGAAAGCCAACCTTCTAATCCCCCTACTTTCGACTCCTCCAACCTCGAAAAATCTGTCCCACCAGGTTACTTGAAGTTCATTAGCAATTTAGAGAACGAGATACTAAATGTCTCCATGGAGAGGGAAACGTTGAAGATTGAAGTGATGAGAGCTCAGGCAATGATCAACATTCTTCAATCTCGTATCGATCTTTTGAACAAGGAGAATGAGGACTTGAGAAGACTCGTCCGAGGAGGTTAA